The proteins below come from a single Shinella zoogloeoides genomic window:
- the kdpA gene encoding potassium-transporting ATPase subunit KdpA, translating to MTMIGWLQIAFFFLAVLVTIKPLGLYMARVFAGERTALSPVLGRLEADLYRISGVSPTKEQGWLAYTVAMLVFSLAGFAALYAILRLQAILPLNPQGFAGMAPDLAFNTAVSFVTNTNWQNYGGETTLSHFSQMAGLTVQNFLSAATGTALAVALTRALVRSKVSTLGNFWVDMTRATLYVLLPMAFVVALVFVAMGLPQTLDAAVTATTLEGASQTLSLGPVASQEAIKQLGTNGGGFFNVNAAHPFENPTTFSNYLNIFAMLSISAALVYAFGELVGNRRQGWAIISAMAILLISGVAVVYWAEAQGNPILTALGVDAAAGNMEGKEVRFGQAMTALYAAVTTGLSDGGVNGMHGSFTGLGGLVPMFLMQLGEVLPGGVGSGLYGMLVFALLSVFVSGLMVGRTPEFLGKKIEGREMKYAMLAVLVLPLAILGFTAVSAMLPFAVASIGTPGPHGLSEILYAYTSAAGNNGSAFGGLTGNTVWYNTTLGIAMLLGRFAYVVPVMAIAGSLAAKVKVPPSAGTFPTDGPLFVGLLIGIILILGGLQFFPALALGPIVEHLAMLAGQTF from the coding sequence ATGACCATGATCGGGTGGCTACAGATCGCCTTCTTCTTCCTCGCGGTTCTCGTCACCATCAAGCCGCTCGGCCTCTATATGGCCCGCGTCTTTGCCGGCGAGCGCACCGCGCTGTCGCCGGTTCTCGGGCGTCTTGAGGCAGATCTCTACCGCATTTCCGGGGTGTCGCCGACCAAGGAACAGGGCTGGCTTGCCTATACGGTCGCGATGCTCGTCTTCTCGCTTGCCGGTTTTGCCGCGCTCTACGCGATCCTCCGGCTCCAGGCCATTCTGCCGCTCAATCCGCAGGGATTTGCCGGCATGGCGCCGGACCTTGCCTTCAACACGGCCGTCTCCTTCGTCACCAACACCAACTGGCAGAACTACGGCGGCGAAACGACGCTCAGCCATTTCAGCCAGATGGCCGGCCTGACGGTGCAGAACTTCCTTTCGGCCGCGACCGGCACGGCGCTCGCCGTGGCTTTGACGCGGGCGCTCGTGCGCTCCAAGGTCTCGACGCTCGGCAACTTCTGGGTCGACATGACGCGGGCGACGCTCTACGTGCTGCTGCCGATGGCCTTCGTCGTCGCCCTCGTCTTCGTCGCCATGGGCCTGCCGCAGACACTGGACGCCGCCGTCACCGCGACCACGCTCGAAGGCGCAAGCCAGACGCTCTCGCTCGGCCCGGTCGCCTCGCAGGAAGCGATCAAGCAGCTCGGCACGAACGGCGGCGGCTTCTTCAACGTCAATGCCGCCCATCCCTTCGAGAACCCGACGACGTTCTCCAATTATCTCAACATCTTCGCCATGCTGTCGATCTCGGCGGCGCTGGTCTACGCGTTCGGTGAACTCGTCGGCAATCGCCGCCAGGGCTGGGCGATCATCAGCGCCATGGCGATCCTGCTGATCTCGGGCGTCGCCGTCGTCTACTGGGCCGAGGCCCAGGGCAACCCGATCCTGACGGCGCTCGGCGTCGATGCCGCCGCCGGCAACATGGAAGGCAAGGAGGTCCGTTTCGGACAGGCGATGACTGCGCTCTACGCCGCCGTCACTACCGGCCTTTCGGACGGTGGCGTCAACGGCATGCACGGCTCGTTCACCGGGCTCGGCGGCCTCGTGCCGATGTTCCTGATGCAGCTCGGCGAAGTCTTGCCGGGCGGCGTCGGCTCCGGCCTCTACGGCATGCTCGTATTCGCGCTGCTCTCCGTCTTCGTATCCGGCCTCATGGTCGGGCGCACGCCGGAATTCCTCGGCAAGAAGATCGAAGGCCGCGAGATGAAGTATGCCATGCTCGCCGTGCTCGTCCTGCCGCTCGCCATCCTCGGCTTCACCGCGGTCTCCGCCATGCTGCCCTTCGCCGTCGCAAGCATCGGCACGCCCGGCCCGCACGGGCTTTCGGAAATCCTCTATGCCTATACTTCGGCGGCCGGCAACAACGGCTCGGCCTTCGGCGGCCTGACGGGCAACACCGTCTGGTACAATACGACGCTCGGCATCGCGATGCTGCTCGGCCGCTTCGCCTATGTCGTGCCGGTCATGGCGATCGCCGGCTCGCTCGCCGCCAAGGTCAAGGTCCCGCCGTCCGCCGGCACCTTCCCGACGGACGGGCCGCTCTTCGTCGGCCTACTTATCGGCATCATCCTCATCCTCGGCGGCCTGCAATTCTTCCCCGCGCTCGCCCTCGGCCCCATCGTCGAACATCTCGCGATGCTCGCCGGCCAGACTTTCTAA